One segment of Primulina tabacum isolate GXHZ01 chromosome 6, ASM2559414v2, whole genome shotgun sequence DNA contains the following:
- the LOC142550043 gene encoding uncharacterized protein LOC142550043, with amino-acid sequence MTKEGANPDSSVISGNILISGKEALTLIDTGATHSFMSEVFVHSLSREPTVMSLHFNIMLPYGDEICPTNILKACSVQMGTRLLYADFIVIPMVAFDVILGMDWLSAYRAVIDCVGKTVKFLIDDHENNEIGCTSFLALVSDVNRDSNVQLQNIEVVQEYSDVFADDVPGLPPDREELLDKGFIRPSSSPWGALVLFVKKKDGSLRLCIDYRELNKTRELHREHLRIVLQTLKEKQLYAKLKKCEFWLEQMAFLGHIVSKEGIAVDPSKIEAIKQWSIPKTVSEYFLVVLRILLYTDASKQGLGAVLMQRGKVIAYASRQLKEYEKNYPTHDLELAAVKELNMRQRRWLELVKDYDCTINYHPGKANVVADALSRKSSYLLGSMIQKPLLLDLQRNEITLVKIEHQRPAGTLQSLPIPQWKWEHITMDFVTGLPRTPKGYNSI; translated from the exons ATGACAAAAGAAGGAGCCAATCCTGATTCTTCAGTCATATCAGGTAATATTCTAATATCTGGCAAGGAAGCACTTAcgttgattgatactggtgcgaCTCATTCCTTTATGTCTGAAGTATTTGTGCATTCTTTATCTCGAGAACCTACTGTCATGTCGTTACATTTTAATATTATGTTGCCCTATGGTGATGAAATTTGTCCCACAAATATCCTTAAGGCATGTTCGGTACAGATGGGTACGAGATTGTTGTATGCTGATTTTATTGTGATTCCGATGGTTGCTTTTGATGTTatattgggtatggactggttaTCTGCTTATCGTGCAGTAATTGATTGTGTGGGAAAGACTGTGAAGTTTTTAATTGATGACCATGAGAATAATGAAATT GGATGTACTAGTTTTCTGGCCTTAGTATCCGATGTAAATAGGGACAGTAATGTGCAATTACAGAATATTGAAGTGGTTCAGGAATATTCTGATGTATTTGCTGATGATGTGCCTGGCTTACCTCCTGATCGAGAG GAGCTATTAGATAAAGGGTTTATTCGTCCTAGTTCCTCGCCATGGGGAGCTCTAGTTTTgttcgtgaaaaagaaagatgggtcatTAAGgttatgcattgattatcgtGAACTCAATAAG ACACGAGAACTTCATAGGGAGCATTTGAGGATCGTGTTACAGACATTGAAGGAGAAGCAATTGTATGCCAAgttaaagaaatgtgagttctggttagagcaaATGGCGTTTTTAGGCCATATTGTGTCAAAAGAAGGAATAGCAGTCGACCCGTCCAAGATTGAAGCTATTAAGCAATGGTCCATTCCAAAGACAGTTTCAGAG TACTTCCTTGTGGTACTGAGGATTTTGTtgtatacagatgcttcaaagCAGGGGTTAGGTGCTGTGTTGATGCAACGTGGGAAAGTGatcgcttatgcttctcgtcagctaAAAgaatacgagaagaattatcccacgcatgatttggagttgGCGGCTGTG aaagaattaaatatgaggcaGCGCAGGTGGTTGGAATTagtaaaagactatgattgcaccATTAACTATCATCctggaaaagctaatgttgttgCGGATGCTTTAAGCCGTAAATCCAGTTATTTATTGGGTTCCATGATTCAGAAACCGTTATTACTCGATTTGCAAAGGAACGAAATAACTCTG gttaagattGAACATCAAAGACCTGCTGGAACTTTGCAATCTCTACCAATAcctcagtggaaatgggagcatatcaccatggacttcgtaacAGGACTTCCAAGAACACCAAAGGGTTACAACTCCATCTAG